One genomic region from Cydia pomonella isolate Wapato2018A chromosome 4, ilCydPomo1, whole genome shotgun sequence encodes:
- the LOC133517117 gene encoding uncharacterized protein LOC133517117 — KNLKKTRASFKSKLTIFKSYLEPLLSCHTLNNLQNHELNTRFIKIQDMYNDFDSVQTDIENLTEIPGDEHTERENFETSYFGALAAAQELLSRHTAAGAASAAPEDNLVTGSNVVTALTELQVRNKWRRDGGQLKLGEMVLVKDDRLPPSRWLLGRVTAVYPGNDGVSRVADVTTTTGTLRRAYNRLCPLPLTLDQDGPRGPAC, encoded by the exons aaaaatctcaaaaaaacacGTGCCTCTTTCAAATCAAAGCTTAccatatttaaatcatatttagaGCCTCTTTTGTCATGCCATACGCTAAATAATTTGCAAAATCATGAGCTGAATACCAGATTCATTAAAATCCAAGATATGTACAATGATTTTGATTCAGTTCAAACTGACATAGAAAATTTGACGGAAATTCCAGGTGACGAGCACACAGAACGGGAAAATTTCGAGACAAGCTACTTTGGTGCCTTGGCTGCTGCGCAGGAACTGCTCAGCAGGCACACCGCGGCTGGTGCTGCTTCTGCGGCGCCTGAGGACAATCTGGTAACGGGTTCCAATGTCGTTACTGCACTCACAG AACTGCAGGTCCGAAACAAATGGCGCAGGGATGGAGGCCAGCTGAAGCTTGGCGAGATGGTTCTCGTCAAAGACGACCGCTTGCCCCCCAGCAGATGGCTGCTTGGGCGAGTCACCGCAGTCTACCCGGGCAACGACGGAGTCAGCCGCGTCGCTGACGTCACCACCACCACAGGGACGCTGAGAAGGGCCTACAACAGGCTCTGCCCACTCCCACTGACATTGGACCAGGATGGTCCAAGGGGGCCAGCTTGTTAA